Below is a genomic region from Dechloromonas denitrificans.
ACTGGGTATGCGGCGCACTGCGCAAACGCAGGGGCATGCCGCGCATCGCCACCTGGCTGGATACTGGTTTCTTATCCGCCTCGCTGGCTTGCGCTTCGCTGAAATAGGGATCGCCGAAACCGATGAAGGGCAGTCGGTCCGGCGCGCCCGGCGGCAGACGCCGCAAGCTGGCCAAGGCGGTCACCGAGGGAAGTTGTGCGATAGCCAACTGACGCATCAGCCATGGCGTCTGGCGGTAGGATGAAAAAATCATCCCGCCCTTGCCGGGTTTAGGCGCCTCGGCCGTCACCAGCAAAGAAAGCGGCAACTGCCCCAATTCGCCATGCGGCACGGCAAGCAGCGTTGTTGCGCCCTGGACCAACTCAGCCACAGGGGCAAACAGCGACTGATAAAGTTGGTGCGACAACACCGTATCAAACTCGGGAATCTGCTCAACCGTCGGCGCCTCGGCATCCAGCGCACGACGCAACTTGGCGACCGCCGCAGCCATCGTCGCCCGATCGGTCGGCAAGGCAGCAAACCGACTGCGGCCATCGGCGGCAATGGCCCAGACATGAGCATCGCGCCGGCCGAAATACCAGGACAGCAGCACTTCCCCAGGCTGAAGCATTTTGGCCACATCAGCCATGTTGACCGCGGGAGGATCAACCAGCCGGGCGTAATCGGGAAACCGCTGGCTGATTTCCTTTTTCAGGCGCTCCCGGTTTTGCTTCAAGCCCTCGATATCCTGCCGGATTCTTGCCTGGATCACCGGCAATTGCTGATCAGGCGGAGCGGAGAGCAACTGGCTGAGCAAGTCGTTCAGGGCATTTCCGCGGCGCTGCGTGTCCTGTTCTTCACGCGCCAATTGAGCCAGATCGGTATCCTTGATCGCAGCCCGCGCGGCACTCCGCGTCAATGCCCGCTGAACGGAACTGCCTCGCGCCAAATCAGCCATCACGAAGGCATCGTTGGCGGCATCGAAGCCGGACGGCAAACCGGGACGCCCCTGCATGTCCGACAACAAACGGATGTAGCGCTCCAATATACCCACCAGTCGTTGCTGACGCCGCATACTGCCGGTCTCTGCTTCGCTATCGCTGCGCACCCGTTCGACCAGGACAGGCAGCGCCAGACGGAAAGCTGCCAGCGCCCCCGCCTGTTCCCCCCGATCAGCCAGCGCCATGGCATAAAACGCCCGGACCTCGGAAGTCCGCAACGCTCGCTCGCCAAGCTGCTTGCTCAAACGCTCCAGCATGTCTCCCGCCATTTTTTCTGCCGGGAGCGGCTGGCCGGTACGCAGCAATGCCTGAACCACATCCAGGTCACCGCGTAAAACCTGGGCTGCCATTTCTGGCGATCCCTCAACCGCCTTGCGCATACGTTCATAAAGCGCCAGCGCCTCGGTATCGTTGCCCAGCGACACCTGAGCGGCGAGGTTGGCACGCAAAGCACCGAGCACGGTCAGGGAATGGGGCGCGGCACCGCTGGCCAGGGCTGACGTCAAGGCGGCCTCGGAGAGTTTGGCCGATTCAGCATAACGACCCTGCTCGGCAATGATTCCGGAAAGCACCCGCAAACCGCGACCGACATCGGGCGACGAACGACCTGCCCGTTTCAGCGTGTGCTCCAAGGCTGTTCGCGCCATCGACTCAGCCTCGACCAGCTTGCCCTGGGCCAGCAACACTTGCGCCAGACCGCGCTCGACGCCTTCGCTGCCCTGCTTCATGTTTTCGGCGGTTGGAGCATCGCGACCTGCGGCGCGAATAGCCGGCAGATCCTGCAACGCCAGAAGGTTTTCGCTCAAACTTTTCCGGTAAGCCCCTTCGGCCTCACGCATTTTGCCGGCCATCGAAAAATAATCGCCGCGCGCCTTTTCAAAGGACGACAACCAGAAGTGCGACCAGGTCGCCCAGCCACGGCCATTCCGCAAACCGAGCAGCACCGACTCCAGCTTGGCCAGGTTTTGCTGGGCCATCTCGAAGTCACCCAATTGCGATGCCAGGCTGACGATCTGGCCGTAGGCTCCCGTTAATTGCCCTTGCGACGATTGAGGCACTTGCTTGATCGCCTCTAGCGAATAATGTTGCGCCGCCAGGAAATTGCCTCCCTGACGCTCGGCCATCGCCAGCGCCCGCATCGCACGAGCGTATTCCGGCGCCCCCGTCTGGCCATATTCGACGGCCAGCCGAAAATCGCTGATCTGTTGCTGAACCTGCCCCAGCTCCGCGGCAGCCTGACCGCGTTTCCAGTAGAAATCGAACAGGGCGGCACGTTCGGAAGTTTCGGGCGGACGCGCCTCGGCAGTGCTTCGTAACTGGCGGACCAGATCATCGTGCTGGCGATAATCGGCCAACATCCGGGTGATGTCATTGATCGAGCGGGGCGGCGGGCGCACGGCAAGCTCGTCGATTTCCGCGCTGGCTGACGGCTCACCGGCATTAGCAGCGAGGGATACGGCCAGAAGCGTCGCAATCAAACAGCGATGATAGAATCGTTCCCCAAGCATTTTGCCTCTCCTAGGCGCCGTCACTCTGGCAGCTTAACCTTCGAAAAGAATCCAATGCAAGCCGATCAACCTCTCGTTTTCGCCCCTTTCAACAAGCTTTCCGATGAAGCCTGCCAGGAACGCATTCGCGTTGCCCGTGCCAAGCTTGGCAAGAAGGCGGTCATCCTTGGCCACCACTATCAACGGGCCGACGTTTATCAACACGCAGACCTGACCGGCGACTCGCTCAAGCTGTCGCGCCTGGCCTCCCAGACAGATTCCGAGTACGTCATTTTCTGCGGCGTGCATTTCATGGCCGAAGTCGCCGACATCATGACCGCCGCCAACCAGACCGCCATCCTGCCCGACCTCGCGGCCGGCTGTTCGATGGCCGACATGGCCAACCTGGCCAAGGTTGAACGCTGCTGGCGCGAACTGGGTGAAATCCTGAATGCCGAAGAGGAAGTGACACCGGTCACCTACATCAATTCGGCGGCCGACCTGAAAGCCTTTTGCGGAGAACACGGCGGCATCGTATGCACCTCGTCGAATGCCGGCACCATCGCCAAATGGGCCTTCGAACGTCGTCCGAAAGTGCTGTTCTTCCCCGACCAGCACCTGGGTCGCTGGACAGGCCATCAGATGGGCTTTGCGATGGACGAAATGGTCGTCTGGGACCCGGACCTGGAATACGGCGGCCTGACACCGGCGCAGATCAAGAAAGCCCGTATCCTGCTGTGGAAAGGCCACTGCTCGGTGCATCAGATGTTCCAGAAATCGCATATCGATGCCTTCCGCGCCAAATACCCGGAAGGCAAGGTCATCGCCCACCCGGAGTGCAATTTCGAAGTTTGTGCCGCCTCCGATTACGTCGGCTCGACTGAACACATTGTCAAAACCATCAAGGAAGCACCGGAAGGGACCCGCTGGCTGGTCGGCACCGAGTT
It encodes:
- a CDS encoding CHAT domain-containing protein, encoding MLGERFYHRCLIATLLAVSLAANAGEPSASAEIDELAVRPPPRSINDITRMLADYRQHDDLVRQLRSTAEARPPETSERAALFDFYWKRGQAAAELGQVQQQISDFRLAVEYGQTGAPEYARAMRALAMAERQGGNFLAAQHYSLEAIKQVPQSSQGQLTGAYGQIVSLASQLGDFEMAQQNLAKLESVLLGLRNGRGWATWSHFWLSSFEKARGDYFSMAGKMREAEGAYRKSLSENLLALQDLPAIRAAGRDAPTAENMKQGSEGVERGLAQVLLAQGKLVEAESMARTALEHTLKRAGRSSPDVGRGLRVLSGIIAEQGRYAESAKLSEAALTSALASGAAPHSLTVLGALRANLAAQVSLGNDTEALALYERMRKAVEGSPEMAAQVLRGDLDVVQALLRTGQPLPAEKMAGDMLERLSKQLGERALRTSEVRAFYAMALADRGEQAGALAAFRLALPVLVERVRSDSEAETGSMRRQQRLVGILERYIRLLSDMQGRPGLPSGFDAANDAFVMADLARGSSVQRALTRSAARAAIKDTDLAQLAREEQDTQRRGNALNDLLSQLLSAPPDQQLPVIQARIRQDIEGLKQNRERLKKEISQRFPDYARLVDPPAVNMADVAKMLQPGEVLLSWYFGRRDAHVWAIAADGRSRFAALPTDRATMAAAVAKLRRALDAEAPTVEQIPEFDTVLSHQLYQSLFAPVAELVQGATTLLAVPHGELGQLPLSLLVTAEAPKPGKGGMIFSSYRQTPWLMRQLAIAQLPSVTALASLRRLPPGAPDRLPFIGFGDPYFSEAQASEADKKPVSSQVAMRGMPLRLRSAPHTQSVDSAELALLPRLPDTALEIREIAKALGADPATDIFLHQGASEKTVFSANLANRRVVMFATHGLVPGELNGLTQPALALSAPGVSGGSGDGLLTQEEILSLKLNADWVVLSACNTAAGEGSGSEAVSGLGRAFFYAGARALLVSNWPVETEAARGLMTDLFRRQSADRALGKAEALRQAMLGMVDGAGKVDAKTGKPVFSYAHPLFWAPFVLVGD
- the nadA gene encoding quinolinate synthase NadA — translated: MQADQPLVFAPFNKLSDEACQERIRVARAKLGKKAVILGHHYQRADVYQHADLTGDSLKLSRLASQTDSEYVIFCGVHFMAEVADIMTAANQTAILPDLAAGCSMADMANLAKVERCWRELGEILNAEEEVTPVTYINSAADLKAFCGEHGGIVCTSSNAGTIAKWAFERRPKVLFFPDQHLGRWTGHQMGFAMDEMVVWDPDLEYGGLTPAQIKKARILLWKGHCSVHQMFQKSHIDAFRAKYPEGKVIAHPECNFEVCAASDYVGSTEHIVKTIKEAPEGTRWLVGTELNLVDRLASEVLPQNKIVQFMATTICMCSTMQRIDPQHLAWTLENLAEGKIVNAIKVPEHEAKLARLALDRMLAIS